One part of the Vicia villosa cultivar HV-30 ecotype Madison, WI linkage group LG6, Vvil1.0, whole genome shotgun sequence genome encodes these proteins:
- the LOC131610511 gene encoding uncharacterized protein LOC131610511 has product MGGVGAAAPNSEVQYTTAKISVWWDIENCHVPKGFDPHQIAQNISSALVRMNFCGPVSISSYGDTTRIPASVQHALSSTGISLNHVPAGVKDASDKKILVDMLFWAVDNPAPANYLLISGDRDFSNALHQLRMRRYNILLAQPQKASAPLVAAAKNVWLWTSLLSGGPPLSNGESQQLGNSSLLSSSETLQVPVSNAPQTQQQGGPYSEVHPGNSKFQNGGRGFDSRYQGRPNWRNPNQPNGSKAMSPPPVGPQDNRNNVNNYRPGNYNPNVPHSGSATNFVRPNSDQLWSNNGNQHPYSQPLRPNDFPLQPPFAPSNSFPPNSHTFATTPVPPRTSGPNFGTGSNTSMPNIGNLNISGHPNNAHNPRTVPQRNGEMKPNPKGSAPLLVRSTNEQNGHMVHSSSTQGYPHGPEYQPTSSAAMGNNNKLPANGKWGSSGISKPSEYVQGLIGVVLLALNSLKNAKMMPTEKNITDSIRYGDPKHRNTDVKKALESAIEQQMVVKQNLGTLTLYVGKNDKLWKCVNPLGGNPKQHSKEIWDEIQNFLTTPAGKSAIMATQCKYEAGMLIKNMCFKDLALGDVLQILNMLILHKKWIVHQQSGWQPLILTLPESNLDSAGVTAGA; this is encoded by the exons ATGGGCGGAGTTGGAGCAGCAGCACCGAATTCGGAGGTTCAATACACCACGGCCAAGATATCTGTATGGTGGGATATAGAAAACTGTCACGTTCCCAAGGGTTTCGATCCTCACCAAATCGCACAGAATATCAGTTCAGCGCTTGTGAGGATGAACTTCTGCGGTCCCGTTTCGATCTCTTCTTACGGCGATACGACTAGAATTCCTGCGTCGGTGCAGCATGCTCTCTCCAGCACCGGAATTTCCCTCAATCATGTTCCTGCTG GTGTGAAAGATGCAAGTGATAAGAAGATCCTTGTCGACATGCTGTTTTGGGCAGTGGACAACCCTGCACCTGCAAATTATTTATTGATTTCAGGTGATCGAGATTTCTCTAACGCCCTCCATCAATTGCGAATGAGGAGGTATAATATTCTTCTTGCACAACCTCAAAAAGCATCTGCTCCCCTAGTCGCAGCTGCTAAGAACGTATGGCTTTGGACTAGTCTCTTATCTGGAGGACCTCCATTATCTAATGGAGAATCACAACAGCTTGGTAATAGTAGCCTCCTATCATCTTCTGAAACTTTACAAGTTCCTGTTTCAAATGCCCCTCAGACACAACAACAAGGGGGTCCCTACTCTGAGGTTCATCCTggaaattcaaaatttcaaaatggAGGAAGGGGATTTGATTCTAGATATCAGGGGAGACCGAATTGGAGAAACCCAAATCAACCAAATGGGTCCAAAGCCATGAGTCCACCCCCAGTTGGTCCTCAAGATAACCGTAATAACGTAAACAATTATCGACCAGGCAACTATAATCCAAATGTTCCTCATAGCGGATCCGCCACAAATTTTGTCCGCCCCAATTCTGATCAGTTATGGAGCAATAATGGTAATCAACATCCTTATTCGCAACCATTAAGACCGAACGACTTTCCATTGCAGCCTCCTTTTGCACCTAGTAATTCATTTCCTCCAAATTCCCATACTTTTGCAACTACACCGGTGCCACCTAGGACAAGTGGCCCCAATTTTGGTACAGGATCAAATACATCTATGCCAAATATTGGTAATCTGAACATTTCAGGTCATCCTAATAATGCTCATAACCCCCGTACTGTTCCGCAACGGAATGGAGAGATGAAACCTAATCCTAAGGGTAGTGCTCCACTTCTGGTAAGATCAACGAATGAACAAAATGGACATATGGTGCATAGCAGTAGCACGCAAGGCTATCCACATGGTCCAGAATATCAACCTACATCGTCGGCAGCAATGGGTAATAATAATAAACTTCCTGCTAATGGTAAGTGGGGATCTTCAGGAATTTCTAAACCTTCTGAATATGTACAAGGCCTTATAGGGGTTGTATTACTTGCCCTTAACTCACTAAAAAATGCCAAGATGATGCCAACTGAGAAAAATATAACTGATAGCATCCGTTATGGAGATCCCAAGCATCGCAACACTGATGTTAAGAAGGCTCTGGAGAGTGCAATTGAGCAGCAGATGGTGGTGAAACAGAATTTAGGTACTCTGACGCTGTATGTTGGTAAGAATGATAAACTTTGGAAATGTGTAAATCCTTTAGGTGGAAATCCTAAACAGCACTCAAAAGAAATTTGGGATGAAATTCAAAATTTTTTAACAACCCCTGCTGGAAAATCAGCAATAATGGCTACACAGTGCAA GTATGAAGCAGGTATGCTGATAAAGAACATGTGCTTTAAAGATCTTGCTCTGGGCGACGTCCTTCAGATATTGAATATGTTGATTCTCCATAAAAAATGGATAGTTCATCAGCAGTCTGGCTGGCAACCACTCATCCTTACTCTTCCTGAGTCAAATCTTGATTCAGCAGGGGTCACCGCTGGTGCATAA